In Bradyrhizobium sp. 195, the sequence CAAGTTGAATGAGCCTGTGTTGAGCAGGCCTGTGTTGAATGAAGAAGCCCGCTGCAGATTTCTCCGCGCGGGCTGAACCAAACGTCTTTCGATGATGCAATTCTGCCAGTGTTTTGCCCGACGTGTCAAACGAACTTGCAGACGCGTCGAAAGTTAGCCGATCGGGAGGACGGTCCATGACACCCAAGACGACGTTACAGCAGACATCGCGTAGCCTGCCCGGAGACGAGCCGCGCCGCGACAAAAAGCGCGAGATGCAGGACCGGATCATCGAAGATTCCGGCGAGACCGGGGACAGTGGTCGCGATCTCGAGCACGGCGAAGGCGGCACCATCAGCCTTCCCGAAAAGCCCGGCGATTTGTCGAAGGACGATTAGGCTCGCCGGAACCTACCCGCCAGGGGGCGCGTTGATTCCTTCGTTGGAAGGAACGTTCGCGCGATGAGCCACACTGTACTGGTCGTTGATGACGATCCCGCCGTCCTCGATGTGATCATCGGCATGCTGGAAGATCTCGGCTGCGAGGTGGTCAGCGCCCAAAGCGGCCCGGACGCACTCGATCGGCTCGAGCAGTACAAGGAGATCTCCATCCTCATCACTGATATCAACATGCCCGGCATGGATGGCCATGAACTGGCCGAGCTGGCAAAGCGAGCCCGTCCGGAGCTGAAGGTGCTGCAACTGTCGGGTCGCGAGCCCCGGCGCGACGGCCTGCCGATGATCCGGAAGCCGTTCTCGTTCGAGGAACTCGCCGACGTCATGCAGCGAACCGCCGGCATTCGCTGAATCTGCAAAACAAAACCCGCAGCGGGCATCTCCCGGCGCGGGCTGAACCAAACTCATTTCGATGATGCCATTATGCCGGTGTGTTGCCCGACGTGTCAACGCGGCGAGCGCGGAAGAGCAAGCCCCTCCTCCCAACTCAATATGTGGTGCGCAACGGGCTTGCTTCAAGTCCCCGCCTCTGCCGTAGAACCCCCGACCCAACAACAAGCCGAGGGGTCACGACATGCCTGTACTGCTTCCCAATTCCCATTCGCGCGGCCGAACGGAGCGAACCCGCGTGAGGAACCCGGCACGGAGCGAGCACGCCGTCGTGATTGCCGGCGGCGGCCCGACCGGGCTGATGCTGGCCGCCGAGCTCGCGCTCGCCGAGGTCGACGTTGCCGTCGTCGAACGGCGCCCGGATCAGGCGATTGTCGAGACGCGCGCCGGCGGTCTGCACGCGCGCACCATCGAGATCCTCGATCAGCGCGGCGTCGCCGAGCGCTTCCTGCGCGAAGGAAAGATCGTCCAGCTCGCCGGCTTCGCCTGGACCAAACTCGACATCAGCGACCTCCCCACAAGGCACGCTTACGGGCTCGCGCTGCGGCAGACCCACATCGAGCGCATCCTGGCCGATTGGGCCATGGAGCTCGCGATCCCCTTCTATCGGAATCGCGAGGTCACTGGCTTTGCGCAGGACGAGACTGGCGTCGACGTGACGCTGTCCGGCGGCGAGACGCTGCGCGCAAATTACCTGGTCGGCTGCGATGGCGGTCGCAGCCTGGTGCGCAAGACCGCGGGCATCGATTTCGCCGGCTCCGATCCGACGCTCAGCAACCTCATGGCCGAGGTCGAGATGCGCGAGGAGCCGGAATTCGGCTTGCGCCACGACGCGCTCGGCTTCCACGGCCTCAGCAAGACCGAGAGCGGCCGCGTGCTGGTCGTCGTGACCGAAGCAACCCTCGAGCGCACCGCTTCGCCCACCCAGCGCGACCTCAGCGACGCGCTCGTGGCCGTGTACGGCACCGATTTCGGTCTGCAAAACCCGGCGTGGATCTCCCGCTTCACCGATGCGGCGCGGCAGGCCGTGTCCTATCGCAGCGGGCGCGTGCTGCTCGCCGGCGATGCCGCGCATATCCATCACTCCGTCGGCGGGCAAGGCCTCAACATCGGCGTGCAGGACGCCGTCAATCTCGGCTGGAAGCTGGCGCAGGTGGTCAACCGCGTCTCGCCCGACAGCCTGCTCGACACCTACCATGCCGAACGCCATCCGGTGGCTGCGCGCTTGCTGAAAAACACCATGGCGCAAATCGCGCTGCTCCGCCGCGGCGACAACGGCCGCAAGGCCGCGCGCGACACCATCGCCGAACTGCTCGGCATGGACGAGCCGCGCAAACGTTTCGGTGCGATGATGAGCGGGCTCGACATCCGCTATGATCTTGGCGAAGGACACGCGCTGCTGGGGCGGCGCATGCCAGATCTCGATGTGACGGTCGAAGGACGGAAGTTGAACCTTTTCACGCTGCTGCACGGCGCGCGGGGTGTGTTGCTCGATTTTGACAGGGCCGACGGCATCGACGTGGCGCCGTGGACGGATCGCATCGATGTCGTCGACGCCACCTATGAGGGCCCATGGGAGCTTCCCGCTATCGGACAGGTCACCGCGCCCGGCGCCGTGCTGGTGCGGCCCGACGGGTACGTGGCGTGGGTCGGAGACGGAAGCCAAGGCGGGTTAGAGGATGCGCTGACGCGCTGGTTTGGATCGGCTGCCAAGTAGTTCAGCTTCGGCGCAAAACCACGCGGCTTAGAATCCGGACCTTCGTGCGGTCGCTAATCGAAGGCGCGCCGGTCCCGGCAAACGAAAAGCCCGCGACGGATTGCTCCGCGCGGGCCGAACCGAACTCTTTCGATGATGCTATTCTGCCAGTGTTTTGCCCGACGTGTCAAACTCACGCGCCGCAGCCGTCCACTCCCTTCAGGGGTGCCCAAGCAAAAGCACCGCGAGAAGCGTGGCAGAAAGCAACGCCAGCCAGATCAGCGAAACAACAATAGAGGCGAAGTGCCAATCTATATCGCCGCGTCTGGCCCGCATTCTTGTCTCTCCGCAGCAGTCATGCTCGGCAACTCAGCGGTCCTTGTCGGGTTTACCGTTAGGACTGCCGTCATAGCCGCCGTTGCCTTTGCCATTGTTGCCGTGATGGTGATGATGGACACCGCGCCCGCCAGAGTGCGCAATCGCGTTGGAAGTCAAGGACGTCGAGAGCAAGAGTGTAATTGTCGGCGGCGTCACCGCCGCGAACTTGCCGCAGGTCTTCAAGAACTCCCGACGGTCGTCGTGTTGGTCTGGCATGGCTTCCTCCAAATGGTAAAGGCAATTAAATAGTATTAAATAAATTAAATCAATTGAATTTTGTTCCTAATTAATTCGGGAGAAGGCCGTTTCGAATGACCCATTCGACACGGCGGCCGGCGCTCGCGGCAACCGGGGTCAATTCTCACAGCCACTCTGCCAGTGGAACCGTAAGCGCGTAGGGAGAATGCAGTGTTCCGCACCCGGAAAATGCCATGCGGAATGTCGCGTATGGCAGCGGGTACAAAATTAATCGCCGTTTCCGCGATTCACATTTGCAATCGCGGGAACTGAAGATGATCGCAATTCTGATCGGCCGCTCTGGTTTCGATCCGGTGCGGAAAAGCGGCCTCGGCATCGAGCCAGAAACCTCCAGATGCCGGGGCCGTCGTAATGTTCACAATTGGACCGTAGTGCCGGGAGGCCGGATGTATAGTCGCGTTGCTGACTTGCGCCAACGTCTCGAAGCGCTTGCTTCCAAGCTTTCCGAATTGGAAGAGATTCGACACAAAGTAGCCCAGGCCGAAGATGAGGCTCGCACAAGGCAGGGAGCCAGCTTGACGAGAGATCGGCTGAATCTGGCGGCAAGAAAACAGGCATAAGGGATAATTGAGGGACCGGCAATTGCTCGCCGCCCTCGCGTCAACGGACCAGCAGGCTCTGGTTCGGGTGCGATCATGGAAAAACAGCAACTCACGAGTATGTCCATCGATGAATTGTGGGCCCTCCACACAGACGTCGATGAGATTATCGCCGCAAGGATAGTCGCTAAAAAGGCAGAGCTCGAAGCGCGGCTTGCGCAACTGCAACAGCCGACTAAAGTCATAGTTGATCAGCGCTCTACCTAGGCTTGGCAGACTTTGTTAGCGGCCCCTCCCTTCAAGAGCGCGGATCGCCCTGGTGTGCCCACTAAGGCGGGCGAACCACTCCGCGAAGGGGTAGCGCCAGTTGAAGGGCAAATGGCCGCGAAGCGTTGGCTTCCACGAAGGCCTGTAAGGCCGGAGTGATCTCGGCGTCCTCAGCGACAGCTTCCGCCAATTCATCGGCGATCTCGCTGGTCGCGTCGCGCGCGTAACCTTCGATCGCATTGAACACGACGATGCGGACCGGATAGGTGTATTGGCCTGACAGCAAGTCGCGGACGATGGTGTCGCGGTCGGTGTCTTGCTCGTCTGTCTCGCGCCAAGCGCATCCGGCACGCGCGCCAAAGTCCTCAAGCACCAGATAGATGTCCCGGTCGAGGCGATCAGTCGGGACGATCGATGGCGATGAACGCATACGCATACTCCGAAACTACGCGTGGGCGGCGAGACGGCCCCGGCTGGCAGGGGGGCTTGGGGGGTATGGCCGGGGCCGCTCCGCCAGCTCGGCGGCGAGCCGGCACCAAACCAATCCGTCGCGACAGCCGCAGTTCCGGAGTTGAGGGGATTCTTGCGAGGGTAAAGGCGCACAGGGCATTAAAAAGGGGCTATCTCGCGATAGCCCCTTGCCGGTTGAAATTGTTGTTGGGATCAAATGCCAGCCCCGGCCTGCGCAGTTCTACCTAGATGGCGTAGAATGTGGAGTCCGGGAAACTGCGGTGTCCGCTAGAGGAACGCTCAGGGTCCGCTCTGCCTGAGGAAGCGGCATCAGCGCCCAGCTTGCGCTCGATCTTCTTCCGGCTGCTGCCCACCTTCTTGACCGCCTTCTTCACCGCCGAGGCCGAGCGGCCTGTCTTCTTTGCCTCGTAGCCAACCGGCGTACGCTACTCTGAATCAGTCCTCACTCCGGCGGAAGCAACGGCCGTATCCAACGCGAGAACCACTCTTCGGCGTCCTTGCGCGGATTGCCTGGACCATCCACTCCGAAGATCGGCGGCGGAATGAGGTAGCTCGGCTCGTCGGCGAACGCGCCGATCGGGCTGCTAGGCTGCGATTGCCGGGCAGCAGCGGTCGGCACGGTCCAGCTGCCGAACCGCTCGTTGAACTCAGTGGATGGCAGATACGGGATCGGCGCACTTCCCGATGTGAATACGCTGCCCGCGTTGGACTCGTTGACCCGGGCCAGGCGCCGAACGTCTTCGGGCGCGACTGATCCTGCGGCAGGCGTGGGCGCAACTTGAGGCAGATGCTCGGCAGGCATAGTGCCGCTTGGCGTGCTCGCCCAATTGCCGAAGCGATCTACGAACGTACTGGCATGTTCTGGTTTGGGAGAATTGTCTTCAACCAGCCATCCGGGCGCAAGCCCGAGAGAACTACCGCCTGCCCGAGGGGCAGGATTGCTCGGGGCAAATGGATCGTATGGAGTCGTGCCGGTAGAGAAGACGCCTTTGCCGGTTATCCCAGCGCCGCTCTCCGCACCGGAAGCGCGAGCCGGCACCGTCCCTGCGAGCCCCATAGCGCCTAACATTCCCAGCAACGGGAGCAGCTGCGGAGCGACCACCCCAAGCGCAGCGACTGCTGCGACACCATACAGCGCGTTAGGCGGCGTGGCGGCCGAAGGAGGATCCGGATCTAGGATCGGGGAGCGCTCGAAAAACGGCAGCGGAGCCCCGCTAGCCGGATCGAACCTGAGGACCAGCGGATCTTGAGGGGGCACCGTGGTGGGAGGTAGCGCCCCAAAGCCTCGGGGATCAGCAGCACGCAAACCGGGAAGCCCATAAGTTTGAGGCGGACCCGGCGTCAATCCTTCCGGTCGATCCAAATCTTCAGGTAAAGGCGGAATAAAGGGTGGGACCCGTGTATCAATGACTGGAGGAATGAGGCCAGGCCGGTCGGGAACAGGTTCAACGGCTTCGAAGTGCTGCGAAATAGGTGAATCAGTGCGTCCCTCCCGCGAGTATCGCCTTATGATCGCTAACTTGTCTGCGAGACTGAGAGTCCCGTCAGGAAGGAGGATGGGAGCACGCAGAGCGCCTCGCCATTGGCTGGCAGCATGAAGTTGATCAACAGTGTCCTGCATCTGCCGAATGCTGTCGCGATTCTCTTCGGCATATGTTTTCCAATTTGCATGCCAGTCATCGATCTGCCTGTTCGCGCCCTCGGGCGTCATTCCCGAAGGCGTATTGGTAAGCAAATGCCCCCTCGCCAACGCGTGCTTGGCAGCTGCAAGAAAGCTGCTCATCTCGGCATCCAATTGATCAACAGCAGCCGTATCGCCTTCCTCAGCGACGGCGAAAGATGGGTGCGACTGGAGCCCCTCGAGAAATTTGCAGAACATCTTGTTGTAGCTCGCAAGATGCCCTCCTGTATGAGGGCTTGATCCTAACTCTCGAGCAGCTTCCTGACTTGATGGAAGATCGATCAAATTCTTGATGCCATGAAGGTTGAAACGATTGCCCAAGACCTTGAGTGTGAAGTGGCCAGCAAGGCTCTGTGGCAAGATGTGATGGATCTGGAACATGCTAGCCTCTTGCGTTGCGCCAAGGCATGAATCAGCGCGGCACCAGAGGTCGGTGCCCGCATGCGAGTGGAGGAAACTAAATTGTCAGACTTGATTGCTCGGCCCTGCTGTCGGGCGAGGCGGCAGCTGATAACCAGCAATGCCTTCGAGGCGCCATGCAATTGCTCGATGCGAGGCTTCGCATGAGCAGCCAGGAAACGCCTGGCCGAAGAATGGCAATAAAAAAAGCTCGCGATATCTCGCGAGCCCGACTTCTCTAGACCATACTATTCTGCCGGTGTTTTGCCCGACGTGTCAACGAGCAGCCACGACAACGGACGCAGCAAAAGACCTGACACCATCCTGCCGATGAAACGCGGCTGGACACGAAGCTCTTGCCTCTGATCGGCGGATCTCTCGACGAAAGATTTCAAGATCGACAACGCGGCGCATCAGTTCAATACTTGGTCGCATCGGTAAATCCGATGCCTTTCATGCCCGCCTCCTTGCACGCATCCTTAGCGACCTGGTCGCAGACTATCGTGGGATAGAAGAGAAGCCTGAAGATATGAGCCGCCCCGACACTATCCTCTTTGAAGACGAGGCTGCTTCTTCCCCTCAGATTGTAAACTTTGCGGCCGGGCGTGGGATATTCGATCTCAAGAACCGATTTCGCTTCATCGACGGCATCGAGGACCCGAACGACATCACACAGCCAATAAGTTGGTGCCGCACGGCCGTCTCGGGAACGTGTCTCGCATCTGACAAAACGAACGCCCTCCATATCCAATGCTTCAAGAAGGCTCTTCATACGGTCCGAAACGAGACGGTAGTCGTGAAAGAGCTCCCAGTCCGCGGGAGCGCGGCCGAGAGATTTGTCGATCACAAGTCGCGGTGGTTCAGGGAAAGGCACGAAGCCTCGCCCCGGTGGTGGAATGAGTACCTGGCGTCCGCCTGCGAGAACTGCGAGATTCTCCATCTCCCATCCCGGCGCCGTTTGAAACCGAGCCAGACCGACGACATAGAACCTTCGAGCCTTCGCCTTACCCCGGCGCCTCTCTGGAGGAGAACCAACCATCAGTCTTCTCTCGTTACACGTAGGTCTAGCACAGCCTGGCGCGGTGTGCCGACGCCGCCCATTTACACGGAATCATCAGTACAGCAAAAAACCGACAGCCCCCCAAACACCTCGGAGTTCTTGTAACGAACCTGGATGCGCTCGCTCGCGCTTGCCCCGATCGTGTCGCCGTCCTTCACGACGCTGCCATGCTCGATCAGATACACGGACAGTCCCGCCACCTTGTCGAACAAGGCCGGAAGCGTGAGCTTGCCGGTCACGAACTCGATCTCACGGCCGACGAATGCCGATAGTCCCATCGTGACCGCGCCGATCTTGGCACCTGAGCCGAACGGCAGAATGTCGACCCATAGCCCCAAGGGATAGCCGGGATACGGTGCGAAAGAATCGCGGGACGTTTCGAGCCAGAGATCCGCGGGCCGCGCGACACGGCCGGCCCACACCACACCGCAGCACTCCGGCATCGTCGCAATCAACGCACCGATGACTGCGGTCGTGACGCGCGCGGCGACCAGCGGCTGCTCACCCTTTCCGAGCATCGATACAATCAAATGACCTCGATGCCGGGCGGCCACGGCCTTGCTCTCCGGCCACGTCGTGGCAGCGCGCGCCCACAGTCCCTGATCGTCCGGGACGGGTGCCGGCATCGACATGACGGCAACGAGCTCTTTGCCGCAGCGAATGAGCGGCGAGTTTGCCTGCGCCTTCGCACGACCGTCGTCCATCGCCTCCGTTGCCAGCTCCGGATGTCGGGCGTGAAGGACCTTGGCGACCGCAGACATGTCCGGCGTTACGGGATTGTTCAATAGGACCAAAGAAAGAATCGAGTTACTCATCAACTGACCCGCGGAAATGACGGACGAATTCGACTTTGCTGTTCGCCCAGAGGTTGAAATAGCGTTATGAATAGAACAAATCAAGAACAATGTCAATCGACGTTCTTGCCTTCTGTTGAAGCTCAACAGGGGTTTCGGCCTGGAGCTGGGCGGGAGACCCCATCTCGATCAACTGCGGCGCGGCGGCGGGACACTATCGTGCGCCAAGCTAAAGCGCACAGCCTCGAGACCGGAAGCGGCGCCGTTCGAGCCCGCGCCGGCTCTGTACCGCGAGCGTGGCTTTGTGGACGGCGAGGCTTTCGTTCGATGACCGGCCGATCGCGTTCACCAATTCCTGCCCCTCGCACCTCAGACCAGAGCAAGCATGGTGACGACGCAGCCCGTCACCCGGCGTCCTCGTCCGACTGCCCCTCCTTCGGAGGCACGTCCATCGTCTTGCGTCCCAGGAATGTATCGGGTGGCGGCTGCTTCAAAAGCTCGCGGGCTTCGCGCACGATCTGGCGCATGTATTCTGTCTGGTCATGGTCGACAGACGTCGGCCGATATACCGGCATCGGTGTGCTCCCTGGCATTGCAGGCGGGAGCACGCTGGGTCTCTCAGCCACCGACGCCTACGGGCAGAGCCTCGGCCGGTGATGATCGTAAACTACCACAGGTCGTCTCGGTTCCAGAGCGAATAGTTCATCATCTGCCGCAGCATGAGTAAGCGGCTCAAACCGCTCAACTCGTGCAACACCAACGAAGATTCTTTCGTCCACCGTATCAAAAGATACAGACTCGCCGCCGCCGCAGGCCTAGCCTTCATCCGTCACCGCAAGGCTCTTGGTATCGGTCGGTGATGAGAACGCCAATTGCGCTCCCGCCTCCTCCAACGAGGGAGCACGCCATGC encodes:
- a CDS encoding response regulator → MSHTVLVVDDDPAVLDVIIGMLEDLGCEVVSAQSGPDALDRLEQYKEISILITDINMPGMDGHELAELAKRARPELKVLQLSGREPRRDGLPMIRKPFSFEELADVMQRTAGIR
- a CDS encoding FAD-dependent monooxygenase — translated: MPVLLPNSHSRGRTERTRVRNPARSEHAVVIAGGGPTGLMLAAELALAEVDVAVVERRPDQAIVETRAGGLHARTIEILDQRGVAERFLREGKIVQLAGFAWTKLDISDLPTRHAYGLALRQTHIERILADWAMELAIPFYRNREVTGFAQDETGVDVTLSGGETLRANYLVGCDGGRSLVRKTAGIDFAGSDPTLSNLMAEVEMREEPEFGLRHDALGFHGLSKTESGRVLVVVTEATLERTASPTQRDLSDALVAVYGTDFGLQNPAWISRFTDAARQAVSYRSGRVLLAGDAAHIHHSVGGQGLNIGVQDAVNLGWKLAQVVNRVSPDSLLDTYHAERHPVAARLLKNTMAQIALLRRGDNGRKAARDTIAELLGMDEPRKRFGAMMSGLDIRYDLGEGHALLGRRMPDLDVTVEGRKLNLFTLLHGARGVLLDFDRADGIDVAPWTDRIDVVDATYEGPWELPAIGQVTAPGAVLVRPDGYVAWVGDGSQGGLEDALTRWFGSAAK
- a CDS encoding AHH domain-containing protein, translated to MFQIHHILPQSLAGHFTLKVLGNRFNLHGIKNLIDLPSSQEAARELGSSPHTGGHLASYNKMFCKFLEGLQSHPSFAVAEEGDTAAVDQLDAEMSSFLAAAKHALARGHLLTNTPSGMTPEGANRQIDDWHANWKTYAEENRDSIRQMQDTVDQLHAASQWRGALRAPILLPDGTLSLADKLAIIRRYSREGRTDSPISQHFEAVEPVPDRPGLIPPVIDTRVPPFIPPLPEDLDRPEGLTPGPPQTYGLPGLRAADPRGFGALPPTTVPPQDPLVLRFDPASGAPLPFFERSPILDPDPPSAATPPNALYGVAAVAALGVVAPQLLPLLGMLGAMGLAGTVPARASGAESGAGITGKGVFSTGTTPYDPFAPSNPAPRAGGSSLGLAPGWLVEDNSPKPEHASTFVDRFGNWASTPSGTMPAEHLPQVAPTPAAGSVAPEDVRRLARVNESNAGSVFTSGSAPIPYLPSTEFNERFGSWTVPTAAARQSQPSSPIGAFADEPSYLIPPPIFGVDGPGNPRKDAEEWFSRWIRPLLPPE
- a CDS encoding imm11 family protein, with the translated sequence MENLAVLAGGRQVLIPPPGRGFVPFPEPPRLVIDKSLGRAPADWELFHDYRLVSDRMKSLLEALDMEGVRFVRCETRSRDGRAAPTYWLCDVVRVLDAVDEAKSVLEIEYPTPGRKVYNLRGRSSLVFKEDSVGAAHIFRLLFYPTIVCDQVAKDACKEAGMKGIGFTDATKY
- a CDS encoding DUF4261 domain-containing protein — encoded protein: MSFNRRQERRLTLFLICSIHNAISTSGRTAKSNSSVISAGQLMSNSILSLVLLNNPVTPDMSAVAKVLHARHPELATEAMDDGRAKAQANSPLIRCGKELVAVMSMPAPVPDDQGLWARAATTWPESKAVAARHRGHLIVSMLGKGEQPLVAARVTTAVIGALIATMPECCGVVWAGRVARPADLWLETSRDSFAPYPGYPLGLWVDILPFGSGAKIGAVTMGLSAFVGREIEFVTGKLTLPALFDKVAGLSVYLIEHGSVVKDGDTIGASASERIQVRYKNSEVFGGLSVFCCTDDSV